AAGTAGCAGTCATGCCAATATGCATAAAATCAGTTCTACACCACAGAAGAGTGAATGAGCTTATACCAGGTGCTTCATAACCAGAAGAATCGCAAGAATAATGCATCCCATGACAAATGGTTGCCACAAAaactacaaaaggaaaagatgacCTGTGGTTAAAAAGGAACTTGATAAGTGCAAATATGAGGCAAAATGTAATAAATAggaaacaaatagaaaaaataatggTAGAGGGGACTCCTGACTTCAAATTAAGGGCTGACGTGATGAAAGTAGTAAAACCCATCCACAAGAAAATATAACATTATCCaagagaaaattaaattaacatcaGTAGATGGGCCAGGCAACCACACTGATGCATAATGGCTACAGTGGTCAGCCATAAAATGTCGATAGTTTTAGTTAATTGCATCGGGTGTCAGAATATGAGCTTCAAGTAATGTCATTTGCATAGACACGAATAAATATATCAGTACATGAACAGATTATAGATGTACCCCCTGGGCATGCAGGGCCTACCCCATCTGCTCCAGCTATTATGCTTTTGATCAGGGGCACAATCTTGCTACTTCGAACTATGTCATATCCCAAGAAGTATTTTGCTTGAGATAATGCAATGACAATGGCAGAAGCACTTGTGAAGCCTGATATTACAGAGTGGCTGATGAAACGAATCAGCCATCCAAGCCTGTAAAAGACGAATGTGAACCACATATACAAATTAGATATGAACCGAGGAAGCCACAGAATAAAGAGGACCATGCATCatattaattaacaaaaatgttcttgagagagagaacctCTAGAGAGAGATCAACAATCAAGGTACGAATATGATTTGACTTCGTTTTCCAATGAGATATTAATAACATGAATAAAGCAGGGAGAATAGGGCTGCTACGAGCTCTCATTTACAGAAAGAAACAACATAAAAGGACAAATGCCCAAAGATAACATACTCCCTATGTAACAGTAATTTTTCATTGGACCCCAAGCAAAATATCAATAATTTCTGTTTAACTTAAAAGCATAAATAAATGCTGAATCTGCTGTTTAAAGGTGATAATTGATTCAGTATTTTCCAGCAATACATGACCTGCCAAGGGAAGATCTTATGGTGgatctctttttaaaataattatgatgATAATACCCTTCAACACAACACTGGTCATTGAATGAATCTCGGAACATAAGATACATGGGAAGAAATAGCTCACTTCGACATTTATTACAGTTATTCACAGTGAAATGACATCTCAAGATCCTCACAAGCCAAAATACATTAATTACTGAGATAATTGACAGATTCATATTGACACATTCATCACTCCCACTTTCACGCACATGACTAAATTTCAGAGAACAAGTGGCAGTAAGTACCTCAAGAGCCCCATAATGCATTCCAATACCCCAACCATCAGAGCCAGCAGTATTGCAAGTTCTGTGTATAGCTCATCAGAAGAATCAACAATTGCACTCAGTACATTAGAGACAAGGAGAGACACCAATGCTACTGGCCCTACCGCAAGTTGACGAGACGATCCGAATATGGCATACACAAATACAGGCACAAAACCAGAGTCTGTCTCATAAAACCCAAAAAAGGATGTTAGATTCAAGTGACTATATTAGAATCTTTTActagaaatttcgaaaataaaaaggaaaagaagagtgCCACTATCATTGAGTATGGATTGATCTACCAATTAGGagcatttaattttttcaaagagGTCAATGATACAAAAGGAAATCTCGATCAATAAAAATAACACCAACAGTTTGATTTGATCGTTCAATAACAGCAGGAGAATTTGGAGGAGTATATTTCAAACATTAAAATCATTATTAATATCAGGTAGACAGGTGCTTGATGTAAATGGTAGTTGTGATTCTATGTTGCCATTTAGGATGGTGAATATCACTCCCCACAGCATAGCTGCAGTCAATTTTATTACAGGAGTTCCCAAGCAGccataagaagaaaagaagcaatGAACTTACAGAGGCCATAAATCGGTTCCAACCCTGCTAGTTTTGCGTAGGACATTGCCTGGGCAGTCACAACAAACAGTCAACCCCATATATTAAATTACATTTGTCCAATCCACAAAGCATGAAGTCATTAAATACAGTCAAAGTGGCATCAATCTTCTGAAGAAAGGGCAAAAGTTTCCTTTCTTATGAAATTCAACGGCAGAACAGAGCAGTCAGATTTTTAGGAAATTACGACAAAACCCAAAAGAGGACGATCActattcatttaaaatttctcaCGTGGTCGATGCTGCCACGTTTACGGATAGAAGGTAAAAATGAACAACAACAGTGAGAGAAAGTACTAAAGAAGCATTGTTAGGCGAACGAAACGTGATACGTGTGAACAAGAAGTGTCCGATCACGCTGCAACAATCGGACAAGGCTTTGAAAATCAATACGAGAACTGGAGCTCCAAATCGCTCCACTGAGTGACTGGCTCAACGCTTTACCAATCAGCTCGAAGCCACAGCTCGAGGGAATTGACAAGAGGATCATGATGAGTGGAAGACGGAAAGTCTACCCAATCGCCGCCAGCTGACGACTATATTCAACACGGAAAAGTCAACTCGGAGATCGTACAGAGCGCGATTCACAATCACACGcacatgaaaaagaagaagctgaaaCGACGACACGAAGAACAGTGCCTTCTGCTGCTGGGCAAGAATTGAAGAAGACGCATTATGAACAAGAAAAGAGCAGAGACGGAACGAGAAGaaccaaaaaatcaatttttcaaaaaacgcAAGAGCGAACAAAGTCTGCAAAACGACATTGCATAGGAGTTCTTCGAAGCCAAGCTTCGAGCAAGATGCAAACAAGGAACCCTCTCTGTTGCCCAGAAACATTTGAATTCAACGAGAAATGTTTAAAATGGAAGTTAGTGGAAAACAAAATCCAGAATTGCAACGACGAGAAATCGACTCGAAATTCAATTGCATCCCCACTGAACTGTGATGATTACACATCTTCAACTGTCAAAAACTCTGAGAAGAAAGACCTTAAACAGCACCACATCGAGAATCCAATTCCTCGAGAGGCAATCGCAATCTCGCGAGCTCAAaccgaagaaaagaagaaagaaggcttCGAAAATCAGGAACGTCGCGCGCGACAAGAGAGGCGTTGACGCAATTCACCTGAGGCACGAGCATGACGCCGACGGTGACCCCGGCCATGAGATCGACCTGGAGGTACTCGCGCCACTTGTACGTCCGAATCCACCGGACGCAGGGCAGGAAGACCTCTATCCACTCCACCCACGTCATCCGCTTCACCTTCGACCTCCACCGCAGCCACAGCGAGCCGCCCGCCGcggccgccgcggccgccgacgacgacgacgacgacggggCGGCGGTCGGGTGCTGCAGGGGATGACCTTGACGGGGCGGGAGTGAGGCATCGAGatggaggacgaggaggaggacgggCTGACGAGGCGctcggcggcgacggcggcgaggtcgcgggagcTCGTGGAGGCGCACGTTATCTCCATGAGCGCCGTCGATGGCGCATTTCTAAGGGAGGAAAGCCGCGGGCAAGGCCCCACGCAAGCCGAGCCGGAGCCGAGGGGGCCCTGCTCCGTACGGCTTTTTTCacccccctttttccttttttttttttctctctctctctgtctcgcaGGGGCAGGGGCGTGCGCTTTCGCGGAGAAAGTTGGATTTTCCGGGAAAATAATCGGTGACTCAGCTGGAACGcgtggtcatttttttttttgggggtgggtcGTTTGGCTtgaactatttattttttggtcgggTTTCGAATAATTACGGATGAGTTCTGTCGTGATTGGATGAACCTGGACACATTGGCGatgcttccttcttttttctttctttttttttttataataataaattgagaaaatcgTACCTATTCAAAAGGACACATGACCTTCTATAATTGAATAATGACACCGACAATTCAcgaactttaattcaatatataatttaatttttaattttttaatttttaatatgaatttcAAACTTCAATATACAATGCGATCctcaatattttaatttattcaatatatacAAATTAGAGACTTCATTAAATATGTATTAAATATCTACGGGtgatattaaataaattaaagagtCAAAGTTCGGAATCTGTCATTTTTCCCTTCACAAGCCCCATAAAAGATTATACAAAGAGAACAAAAAGAGGAACGCCCGCGGCCCTTTCGCTGCAGAGGAGAGCCAAAAAACGACACGGCTTGGCTGATTGGACGACGGTGCGGGCCCCGCACTTGGGCGGTCATCGCCTCTTCCTCCGCCACACACCCCTCCCGCCCCCCAAAATGGACGTGGACGCGATGGCGGCCACGTCCATCTCGATCGATGCCGTCACGCAATCCAAATCTTTCCCCACGTTCTCGCCCACGACTCGACCAGTCAAACCCCAGACGTCTCTTCGATCGAGCAGCGATTAGACTGACGAGTCACCAGTCACCACGCTGATCAATCAGTCGGCAAGATCCTTCGCCGCCTCCGATTTTGGAAATATCTTGCGGTGCTTCTATCCTCGGACGGCCCGGCGTCATCTGAGCGTCTCGACCGACACGGTTCGACCCGACTTCGATCCGCCCGATTTCCGATTCGGGAATGAGCTCCGACATTATGCCCACAATGTTCACGAACCCGCATCGTTATCCATGCGAGGACTGATTCGAGCATTTGGAAAGGAACCCGAAACTCGAACGCACCGTTTTCTTTCCcccaaccttttttttaatcaaggcGCGTCGTTTTCTCGTCCTTTTCTTAATTAACGCAAACGTGCCGGAGCTTTAAAAACCGACTTGCGTGGAGAGGTTACTGACCATTCTGGGAAACCTCCGGATTTCGACGTGATTTGAAAACAGACGGTTGCTCACTACTCAACCCCGCGTCCCATtacgtaaaaggaaaaatatgtaTGCCATAAAATGGGGGATTAAGTGGGACAGAGTTCCCAAATTTAGCCCTTTGATTGCACAAGGTACTACGCTGCTGCGGAAATACGAAAGAATTGAGATCATAGATCAAACTGCTATGTATGGATGATTAGAACTGcctataaaaaaattctttaataattGCATAGATTTCCAATAAGAAAGGTAATTCCATTGAAAATATTACTACACACGTCCTACGCATGTCCACTGGTACGACGACGTTATCTGCTCTAATAACGAATCACTGATTTTAAGTATCTGGATAAAATAAGGTTGATAGACATTTCACATCAATGGATAGTCTCCATCAAAAGACCCCCTATACGGATAATATAATACAGAATTCTCCAAGCCTAATTCAAATAGTTTTGAGTCCAAAATATGTAGCAATATATATCTAAAGAGCTTCATACCTTTTCCCGTATACATCGCCCCTTCTAAGGTAAAACCCAGATTCAGTCATTTGGGAAATGCAGTAGTAGGCTCGATGTGAAGCAATTTTACATTTAAAAGCTACAAAAGCTGCAGCCACATGTCACTTTCCATTTTCCGTAACAATTGAATAATACACGGTTGCCTGAGAAGAGGGACTTGGAAACATAATAGAAGCATTACCATTAACTATGCGCTTGAGCATGCTCTGGCTTGTGAGAATACTCATAGTCAAGATGAACAAAGGCGCGCTCGATTTCTGGCAGGAGCTCGAGCTTCTCCTGCAAGGATTCGCCAATGTCGTGAGCCAGTTGCAGAGGCATGTCAGCCGGCAGGACGATGTCCACCTCGACAAAGTAGTGGGATCCAAAGGTGTAGGCCCTGACAGTGTCAATGTGTCTTATCGCCTTGTGATGATTCCAACAGAGATACGTGAGTTTCTGCAGGTATTCTGGAGCTGCAGATTTCCCCACGAGGGAGTTTACGTTTTCCAAGACTGTCATTGACCATGTTCGGATGGTATAGAGCGCAAGCTACGAGATGATCAAACTTTCATGAGTACAAAAAGAGAACCAAAGAGCAAGAGCACAGGAGTGATCGTGCATACACATCACAGAGAGGGAGTAGGCGGATTCACTTACGATAATAGCTCCGACAGGATCCATCCAATTGACGACATAATTAGCCAAGAGTGCAGCAATGAGACCAATGACATTGGTTATGACATCAAAAAAGTGATCCTGGGCAAATGCTTTGACAATCTCATTTGTGAATGTCCGGCAATAAAGGACTAGGAGGAATTTGACCAGAGTCACTGAGAGCATGATACCCACAAGCCATTGTTCTTGCTCTTTTGTTAGACTAAATTCAGCCTCCTGGGAACAACAGAAGAAACTCAAAAGGGTTAAAATGTTCATGATTCTTGAAGTAATCGGTCCCAACTTCATGccctaaagaaaatgaaatacatACATCAGATAACAATTGCTGCAGTGACTCCAAGATAATCTGCAGTCCAAGAGTAGCCATCACAGAGGCAAAAACAAGGATTCCCTGGATGCcatttaaatgttaaattcaagaatcaaaaaacaaaataacagaTGCAATCGGAAAAGCTATATATTCGAGTATATTAACAATAATGTCCCTATGAGCTAAATAGATTACCCACTCATATATCGGGTTCACAACATAAGTGTGAAAATCAGATTATCATATCAGTGGAAAGAGGCCAAGAGGTCCAAGTAGGAAGGGAGGTATGGAGAGAcacaagataaaaaaatcaaggaaaaacacACGA
This Eucalyptus grandis isolate ANBG69807.140 chromosome 7, ASM1654582v1, whole genome shotgun sequence DNA region includes the following protein-coding sequences:
- the LOC104454262 gene encoding metal tolerance protein 11 isoform X1, encoding MAEAVAVASEHDEERLLLPEAASGGGGGDRSWRLNFDRFKITPERAQKKQPGGLHDCCLGLLGPEDNVAEYYQQQVEMLEGFNEMDALTERGFIPGMSKEEQENLARNETFAIRISNVANMVLFAAKVYASIRSGSLAIIASTLDSLLDLLSGFILWFTAFSMQTPNPYQYPIGKKRMQPLGILVFASVMATLGLQIILESLQQLLSDEAEFSLTKEQEQWLVGIMLSVTLVKFLLVLYCRTFTNEIVKAFAQDHFFDVITNVIGLIAALLANYVVNWMDPVGAIILALYTIRTWSMTVLENVNSLVGKSAAPEYLQKLTYLCWNHHKAIRHIDTVRAYTFGSHYFVEVDIVLPADMPLQLAHDIGESLQEKLELLPEIERAFVHLDYEYSHKPEHAQAHS
- the LOC104454262 gene encoding metal tolerance protein 11 isoform X2 — translated: MLEGFNEMDALTERGFIPGMSKEEQENLARNETFAIRISNVANMVLFAAKVYASIRSGSLAIIASTLDSLLDLLSGFILWFTAFSMQTPNPYQYPIGKKRMQPLGILVFASVMATLGLQIILESLQQLLSDEAEFSLTKEQEQWLVGIMLSVTLVKFLLVLYCRTFTNEIVKAFAQDHFFDVITNVIGLIAALLANYVVNWMDPVGAIILALYTIRTWSMTVLENVNSLVGKSAAPEYLQKLTYLCWNHHKAIRHIDTVRAYTFGSHYFVEVDIVLPADMPLQLAHDIGESLQEKLELLPEIERAFVHLDYEYSHKPEHAQAHS